A part of Bosea sp. (in: a-proteobacteria) genomic DNA contains:
- a CDS encoding YdcF family protein, whose protein sequence is MPAEAEGSAVSRRLRWRGPRHVLGWIVLAFVALGVAGIAASFTAFTRAIPVLEPRAVARADGIVVLTGGSQRLADALTLLAEGRGKRLLISGVHQRTGRDEIARNASHLRAMLACCVDLGKSARNTIGNAIEARRWARENGFSSLLVVTSNYHMPRTLGEFAHVLSGVSVQGYPVVSDSVDITQMWTDAGAFRLVVGEYAKFVVSWLRQMVESDPEHSRLPVLVGRQKPLGPLPIDRADPL, encoded by the coding sequence ATGCCGGCCGAGGCCGAGGGGTCGGCCGTATCACGCCGTCTGCGATGGCGGGGGCCCCGTCATGTGCTTGGCTGGATCGTCCTGGCCTTCGTGGCATTGGGCGTTGCCGGGATCGCGGCGTCCTTCACGGCCTTCACCCGTGCCATTCCCGTGCTGGAGCCGCGCGCGGTGGCGCGGGCCGATGGCATCGTGGTCCTCACCGGCGGATCGCAGCGGCTTGCGGATGCCCTGACGCTGCTGGCGGAGGGGCGTGGCAAGCGGCTGCTCATCAGCGGGGTGCATCAGCGCACCGGCCGCGACGAGATCGCCCGCAACGCCAGCCATCTGCGCGCCATGCTGGCCTGCTGCGTCGATCTTGGCAAAAGTGCCCGGAACACGATCGGCAACGCCATCGAAGCGCGGCGCTGGGCGCGGGAGAACGGCTTTTCGTCTCTGCTGGTGGTGACGTCGAACTATCACATGCCACGCACGCTCGGAGAGTTCGCGCATGTGCTGAGCGGGGTTTCCGTCCAGGGCTATCCCGTGGTCAGCGACAGCGTGGACATCACGCAGATGTGGACCGATGCCGGCGCCTTCCGCCTCGTGGTCGGTGAATACGCCAAGTTCGTGGTGTCCTGGCTCCGGCAGATGGTCGAGAGCGACCCGGAGCACTCGCGTCTTCCCGTGCTGGTGGGGCGTCAGAAGCCTTTGGGTCCGCTGCCGATCGACCGCGCCGATCCGCTCTGA
- a CDS encoding ABC transporter permease, protein MPQIPGLPAGLKREQSLIPVDSAASRALVAVIAILTFLAALAGGAAHMVARASQDWRSAVSNEMTIQVKPDVRRNIEDDVARAAELFRSAAGVEAVRVVPRAESERLLEPWLGTGLDLADLPVPRLVVVTLARGSRPDVAALRQALRRDAPTASLDDHQLWVGRLSTMANTLILAGVVVVMLVTLAAGLAVAFATRGAMAGSEDSVEVLHLVGADDQFIAREFQERFLKLGLEGGAVGGMAALVVMIVLGWISLSWSSGPGADQIQALFGSFEIGLMGYLIVVLIAAMVALIAGLVSRFTVRRHLREMA, encoded by the coding sequence ATGCCGCAGATCCCGGGACTTCCGGCCGGGCTCAAGCGCGAACAGTCGCTGATCCCGGTGGATTCGGCCGCGAGCCGTGCGCTCGTTGCCGTGATCGCGATTCTCACCTTCCTGGCCGCTCTCGCGGGAGGGGCGGCCCACATGGTCGCGCGGGCGTCGCAGGACTGGCGCAGCGCCGTGTCCAACGAAATGACAATCCAGGTGAAGCCGGATGTCAGGCGCAACATCGAGGACGATGTGGCCCGCGCGGCCGAGCTGTTCCGAAGCGCGGCGGGGGTCGAGGCGGTGCGCGTGGTGCCGCGCGCCGAGTCGGAGCGCCTGCTCGAGCCATGGCTTGGAACCGGCCTCGATCTGGCGGATCTGCCGGTTCCGCGGCTCGTCGTGGTGACGCTCGCGCGCGGCTCGCGGCCCGATGTCGCCGCGCTGCGGCAGGCCCTGCGCCGCGACGCGCCGACCGCCAGCCTCGATGATCACCAGCTCTGGGTGGGACGGCTTTCGACGATGGCGAACACGCTGATCCTCGCCGGGGTGGTCGTCGTGATGCTGGTGACGCTGGCTGCGGGGCTAGCCGTCGCCTTCGCGACGCGCGGGGCCATGGCCGGCAGCGAGGACTCTGTCGAAGTGCTCCATCTCGTGGGCGCCGATGACCAGTTCATCGCCCGCGAGTTCCAGGAACGGTTCCTCAAGCTCGGGCTGGAGGGCGGGGCGGTCGGGGGCATGGCGGCGCTGGTGGTCATGATCGTGCTGGGCTGGATCAGCCTGAGCTGGAGCTCGGGGCCGGGAGCGGACCAGATCCAGGCTCTGTTCGGTTCCTTCGAGATCGGGCTCATGGGCTATCTGATCGTGGTCCTGATCGCGGCCATGGTGGCGCTGATCGCGGGGCTGGTGTCGCGCTTCACCGTGCGCCGGCACCTGCGCGAGATGGCCTGA
- the ftsE gene encoding cell division ATP-binding protein FtsE, protein MVRFEGVGLRYGMGPEVLRDITFSIEPCSFQYLTGPSGAGKTTLLRLMLLSLKPTRGLINLFGHDVTRRQNDALSAARRRMGVVFQDFRLLDHLTVYENVSLPMRVKGRDEATYRAEVIELLRWVGLGERMHSIPPVLSGGEKQRAAIARALIVKPELLLADEPTGNVDPTLARRLLRLFMELQQLGTAVVIATHDLNLMDQYDARRLVLADGYIHVDG, encoded by the coding sequence ATGGTCCGGTTTGAGGGCGTCGGCCTTCGCTACGGAATGGGTCCGGAAGTGCTGAGGGACATCACCTTCAGCATCGAGCCGTGCTCCTTCCAGTATCTGACCGGGCCCTCGGGCGCGGGCAAGACAACCTTGCTCAGGCTCATGCTGCTCTCGCTCAAGCCGACGCGCGGTCTCATCAACCTGTTCGGCCATGATGTGACGCGTCGGCAGAACGATGCGCTGAGCGCCGCGCGCCGCCGGATGGGCGTGGTCTTCCAGGACTTCCGCCTGCTTGACCATCTCACCGTCTATGAGAACGTCTCGCTCCCGATGCGCGTCAAGGGCCGTGATGAGGCCACCTACCGGGCCGAGGTGATCGAGCTTTTGCGCTGGGTGGGGCTCGGCGAGCGGATGCACTCGATCCCGCCTGTGCTCTCGGGCGGCGAGAAGCAGCGCGCGGCGATCGCACGGGCCCTGATCGTGAAGCCCGAGCTTCTGCTCGCCGACGAGCCCACCGGAAACGTCGATCCGACGCTGGCGCGGCGCCTGCTCAGGCTCTTCATGGAGTTGCAGCAGCTCGGCACGGCGGTGGTCATCGCGACGCACGACCTCAACCTGATGGACCAGTACGACGCGCGGCGCCTCGTGCTTGCCGATGGCTACATCCATGTGGATGGCTGA
- the hpt gene encoding hypoxanthine phosphoribosyltransferase translates to MADHRRVRVLFDEVAIARRNREVAEAIAASNPKDLLVVAVLKGSFMFAADLIRAMHVAGLSPQVEFVHLSSYREATVSSGQVEILRDVQSEVAGRDVLLVDDILESGRTLTFAKDLITARGARKVMTAVLLEKPGKRAVTITPDYVGFTCPDYFVVGYGMDVAHSYRQLPFVGVIEMHDQPGFDGI, encoded by the coding sequence ATGGCCGATCATCGCCGCGTCCGCGTCCTGTTCGATGAGGTCGCCATCGCACGCCGCAACCGGGAGGTCGCGGAGGCGATCGCGGCCAGCAACCCCAAGGACCTGCTCGTGGTCGCCGTGCTCAAGGGCAGCTTCATGTTCGCGGCGGATCTGATCCGCGCCATGCATGTCGCCGGCCTTTCGCCGCAGGTGGAGTTCGTGCATCTGAGCTCCTATCGCGAGGCCACCGTGTCATCAGGCCAGGTCGAGATCCTGCGCGACGTGCAGAGCGAGGTCGCGGGTCGCGACGTGCTGCTGGTTGACGACATCCTCGAGTCCGGCCGCACCCTGACCTTCGCCAAGGACCTGATCACCGCGCGTGGGGCGCGCAAGGTGATGACGGCGGTGCTGCTCGAGAAGCCGGGCAAGCGGGCCGTCACAATCACGCCCGATTATGTGGGTTTCACCTGCCCGGACTATTTCGTCGTGGGCTATGGCATGGATGTGGCCCATTCCTATCGCCAGCTGCCCTTCGTAGGCGTCATCGAGATGCATGACCAGCCCGGCTTTGACGGCATCTGA
- a CDS encoding response regulator, with the protein MARILVVDDEEAVRSLIARGLALDGHEVSVAGDGAEAMDIITDRAGGFELVLSDIRMPLMDGIAMALAAKRDFPDLTILLMTGYAEQRERAKFLEDIVVDVMTKPFGLAELRSTVQRVLSSAGNASGAAR; encoded by the coding sequence ATGGCGCGCATTCTGGTGGTCGATGACGAAGAAGCCGTGCGCTCCCTGATCGCACGTGGCCTCGCTCTCGATGGCCACGAGGTCTCCGTGGCCGGCGATGGCGCCGAGGCCATGGACATCATCACCGATCGGGCCGGCGGCTTCGAGCTCGTGCTCAGCGACATCCGCATGCCGCTGATGGACGGCATCGCCATGGCGCTGGCCGCCAAGCGCGATTTCCCCGATCTGACCATCCTCCTGATGACCGGCTATGCCGAGCAGCGCGAGCGCGCCAAGTTCCTCGAGGACATCGTGGTGGATGTGATGACCAAGCCTTTCGGGCTGGCCGAGCTCCGCAGCACCGTGCAGCGCGTGCTCAGCAGCGCCGGCAATGCCTCAGGCGCTGCCCGCTGA
- a CDS encoding tryptophan-rich sensory protein, which produces MATLRFPLDKLLYAVVPIVLCSFLGNFATQPAIPGWYAGLVKPSFNPPNWLFPVAWTTLFTLMAYSVFRVWKIPADRQGRNAALVIFHVQLAVNCSWSFAFFGARSPLLGLVVIVPFLALIVLTIQRFAVVDRLASRLLWPYAGWVAFATVLNLSIWWLNRSAGSA; this is translated from the coding sequence ATGGCAACACTCAGATTTCCCCTCGACAAGCTGCTTTACGCGGTCGTTCCCATCGTGCTGTGCTCGTTTCTGGGCAACTTCGCCACGCAGCCGGCGATCCCGGGCTGGTATGCGGGCCTGGTCAAGCCATCCTTCAATCCGCCGAACTGGCTGTTCCCGGTCGCCTGGACGACGCTGTTCACGCTGATGGCCTATTCGGTGTTCAGGGTCTGGAAGATCCCCGCCGACCGGCAGGGGCGGAACGCCGCGCTCGTGATCTTCCATGTCCAGCTCGCGGTGAACTGCAGCTGGTCCTTCGCCTTCTTCGGCGCGCGTTCGCCGCTGCTGGGGCTCGTGGTGATCGTGCCGTTCCTGGCGCTGATCGTGCTCACCATCCAGCGCTTCGCGGTGGTGGACAGGCTGGCCTCCCGGCTGCTGTGGCCCTATGCCGGCTGGGTGGCGTTCGCGACAGTGCTCAACCTGTCAATCTGGTGGCTTAACCGCTCAGCGGGCAGCGCCTGA
- a CDS encoding iron-containing alcohol dehydrogenase, giving the protein MNDFTFNTTPSVLFGEGSIRRLGEVAARLLGPRVLVVTDAGLVAAGLVGPAIESLEAAGLAVTLFTDVAADPPEACVQSAASAARQAAATGVIGLGGGSPMDVAKLAALLARSGEALEGAYGVALAKGPRLPLVLAPTTSGTGSEVTPIAIVTTGEAEKKGVVSALLLPDLAVLDPELTLGLPASVTAATGIDAMVHAIEAYTSASANNNPLSQALARLALAKLAGAIERAVADGADRTARGDMLLGSMLAGQAFANSPVAAVHALAYPIGGIFHVPHGLSNALVLPHVLRFNAPAAGPAYAELASIIFPDLAALPADIRAEAFADAIAGLADRLGLPARLRDVRIPHEAIGRLSADAMKQTRLLVNNPRPLNLADAEAIYEAAW; this is encoded by the coding sequence ATGAACGACTTCACCTTCAACACCACCCCTTCCGTCCTGTTCGGGGAAGGCTCCATCCGGCGCCTCGGCGAGGTGGCCGCCCGCCTGCTGGGCCCGCGCGTGCTGGTGGTGACCGATGCCGGCCTCGTCGCAGCCGGGCTTGTCGGCCCTGCCATCGAAAGCCTTGAGGCCGCAGGCCTCGCCGTCACCCTCTTCACCGATGTGGCGGCCGATCCGCCCGAGGCCTGCGTTCAGTCCGCCGCTTCAGCGGCGCGCCAGGCTGCGGCCACTGGCGTGATCGGGCTCGGCGGCGGCTCGCCCATGGACGTCGCCAAGCTTGCCGCACTTCTTGCCCGGTCGGGCGAGGCGCTGGAAGGCGCCTATGGCGTGGCTCTGGCGAAGGGACCGCGCCTGCCTCTTGTGCTGGCGCCCACCACATCCGGCACGGGCTCGGAGGTCACGCCGATCGCCATCGTGACCACCGGCGAGGCCGAGAAGAAGGGCGTGGTCTCAGCCCTGCTGCTGCCGGACCTCGCCGTGCTCGACCCGGAGCTGACGCTTGGCCTGCCAGCTTCGGTCACGGCCGCCACCGGCATCGACGCCATGGTCCACGCCATCGAGGCCTATACCTCTGCCTCGGCCAACAACAATCCGCTCTCGCAGGCGCTGGCGCGCCTTGCCCTGGCGAAGCTGGCCGGCGCCATCGAGCGCGCCGTGGCGGATGGCGCCGATCGCACGGCCAGGGGCGACATGCTGCTGGGTTCGATGCTGGCCGGGCAGGCCTTCGCCAATTCACCGGTCGCGGCAGTGCACGCGCTGGCCTATCCGATCGGCGGCATCTTCCATGTGCCGCACGGGCTGTCGAACGCACTGGTCCTGCCGCATGTGCTGCGCTTCAACGCGCCCGCCGCCGGGCCGGCTTACGCGGAGCTGGCGTCGATCATCTTTCCGGATCTGGCGGCGCTGCCGGCCGACATCCGGGCCGAGGCTTTCGCGGACGCCATCGCGGGGCTCGCCGATCGTCTGGGCCTGCCCGCCCGGCTGCGCGATGTCCGAATCCCGCACGAGGCCATCGGCCGGCTCTCCGCCGATGCGATGAAGCAGACGCGGCTGCTCGTGAACAATCCCCGCCCGCTGAACCTCGCCGATGCCGAGGCAATCTATGAGGCCGCCTGGTGA
- a CDS encoding acyl-CoA thioesterase — protein MSASGQPAGETRAARLSRADFSQFRPVATRWADNDIYGHVNNVICYNWFDTAVNGWLIDQGLLDPATSPIIALVVETGCAYFESFSFPEVLEIGLRVERLGRSSVTYTLGVFRAGSEVAAAQGRFTHVHVDRESRRPVAIPEPARLAMAALGHAAASR, from the coding sequence GTGAGCGCGTCAGGCCAACCGGCAGGCGAGACCCGCGCCGCGCGGCTCAGCCGGGCCGATTTCAGCCAGTTCCGTCCCGTGGCGACACGCTGGGCCGACAATGACATCTACGGCCACGTCAACAATGTGATCTGCTACAACTGGTTCGACACCGCCGTGAACGGCTGGCTGATCGACCAGGGCCTGCTGGATCCGGCCACCAGCCCCATCATTGCCCTCGTGGTCGAGACGGGATGCGCCTATTTCGAGAGCTTCTCGTTTCCGGAAGTTCTAGAGATTGGCCTTCGGGTGGAACGGCTCGGCCGATCCTCCGTCACCTACACGCTCGGCGTCTTCCGCGCGGGTTCCGAAGTGGCGGCGGCGCAAGGGCGCTTCACCCATGTGCATGTCGACCGGGAGAGCCGCCGGCCCGTCGCCATTCCGGAACCGGCGCGGCTGGCGATGGCCGCGCTGGGGCACGCGGCCGCCTCGCGCTGA
- a CDS encoding VWA domain-containing protein gives MTIFRTLRRFERDQRGVVAVFFGVLLIPMLGLAGVAIDYSRASNVRIALQSAADATSLALAKDSLSSTTSQFNAHARTVFNANWSRPFNAELETLTVSKQPDRFRVDARARVNNTLLPLLGIANTEVSASSTSGWGVNKIEIALVLDNTGSMSSSSKMQELKKALCGVQDCSNPNPTSGFVRMMKDAAIDDNQIRVSLVPFDTSVRVPVSVQNAVTSGSVMNDTFVASGSGYCGSNPTTARRINWSLTGAPSGSWFRFADRDKDTISSDTNDSGTFVGPGCGSGRITPSTWRGCVSDRDMIDNRDTRASGVDTSAVATLYPAVTCRSNNLARIASLVDVRTQSSSLIASLANMQPSGNTNLTIGVSWGTNMLTHGMPMSNAIAPVPNLQRFMILLTDGENTENRFTDIASAIDARALAACNNAKAQGIKIYAVRVIEGNKNLLQSCASGPNFYYEVTNAAQIHEVFSAIAGSIGSIRITN, from the coding sequence TTGACCATTTTTAGGACTTTGCGTCGTTTCGAGCGTGATCAGCGCGGCGTGGTCGCAGTTTTCTTCGGTGTGTTGCTCATCCCGATGCTAGGCCTGGCCGGCGTCGCCATCGACTACTCCCGTGCGTCCAACGTGCGCATCGCGCTGCAGTCCGCTGCCGATGCGACGTCGCTGGCCCTCGCCAAGGATTCGCTGAGCTCCACCACGTCGCAGTTTAACGCGCATGCCCGGACCGTCTTCAACGCCAACTGGTCACGGCCCTTCAACGCTGAGCTCGAGACCCTGACCGTGAGCAAGCAGCCCGATCGCTTCAGGGTCGATGCACGGGCGCGCGTCAACAATACCCTGCTGCCGCTGCTGGGAATCGCCAACACGGAAGTCTCCGCCAGCTCGACCTCGGGCTGGGGCGTCAACAAGATCGAGATCGCCCTTGTGCTCGACAATACGGGCTCGATGAGTTCGAGCTCCAAGATGCAGGAGCTGAAGAAGGCGCTTTGCGGCGTTCAGGATTGCTCCAACCCCAACCCCACCTCCGGCTTCGTGCGGATGATGAAGGACGCGGCCATCGACGACAACCAGATCCGCGTCTCCCTCGTTCCCTTCGACACGAGCGTGCGCGTTCCGGTCTCGGTGCAGAACGCCGTCACTTCAGGCTCGGTCATGAACGACACCTTCGTGGCATCGGGCTCCGGCTACTGCGGCAGCAACCCGACAACCGCCCGGCGCATCAACTGGAGCCTCACGGGCGCTCCTTCCGGTTCCTGGTTCCGCTTCGCGGATCGCGACAAGGACACCATCTCGAGCGACACCAACGACTCGGGGACTTTCGTTGGCCCAGGCTGCGGCTCGGGCCGCATCACGCCCTCGACCTGGCGCGGCTGCGTGTCGGACCGTGACATGATCGACAATCGCGACACGCGCGCCAGCGGCGTAGACACGTCCGCCGTGGCGACGCTCTATCCGGCCGTCACCTGCCGCTCGAACAATCTGGCGCGCATCGCCTCGTTGGTGGATGTGCGGACGCAATCGTCCAGCCTCATCGCATCCCTCGCCAACATGCAGCCTTCGGGCAACACCAACCTCACCATCGGCGTGAGCTGGGGCACGAACATGCTCACCCACGGGATGCCGATGAGCAACGCCATCGCGCCGGTTCCGAACCTGCAGCGCTTCATGATCCTGCTGACTGATGGCGAGAACACCGAGAACCGCTTCACGGACATCGCCTCCGCGATCGACGCGCGGGCGCTTGCCGCCTGCAACAACGCCAAGGCGCAGGGCATCAAGATCTATGCCGTACGGGTGATCGAGGGGAACAAGAACCTGCTGCAGAGCTGCGCCTCCGGACCCAACTTCTACTATGAGGTCACCAATGCGGCGCAGATCCACGAAGTGTTCAGCGCCATCGCCGGCAGCATCGGTTCGATTCGCATCACCAACTGA